TTGCTCCAATAGCTGGTTCATCCCACCCTGCCCAAACCGCCTGAATGGAGCCAGGTTGAGGATTAGCAATCAAGATGCTTTCCATTGCCTTTCGCGCATCTTCTATGGGACCTGGAACTTGAACGTGGTGTTCAGTAATGACTTTGATATCCGGATTTTCAATTAAAATAGCATCCAGAATCAAGGTTCTTTTTCTCACTCCATGGTGAGGCCGGTGAGTGAAAACCACAATATTCCCTTTTCGATCGATTGCATTAAACAAAAATGTGGTCATCATCGCCGACATAACATAATTGTCAGAAGTGACATTACAGGTTACTCCCGGAATCCAACCGGCATCGGCTCCTAAAACCGGGATACCAGCCTCATTTGACTTCTTTATTTGATCTTTAAGTTGGTTGGGATCTGCTGATCCCAATACGATTGCATCAACCTTTCGAGCGATCATATCTTCCATCCGGCTTGCCAGTGCTCCAAAATCACCTTTGGTGTCAACAGTAACCACATTCCATCCTTTCGATTTGGCTTCTCTTTCAAAGGCTTTAATCATCTGATTGGTCGCTACTGAAGCCAAGTAGGGAGTAATCACAGCTACGGTCTTGGTCTCTTCAGCAAACGCCGATGGAACAGCTAAAATAATGATGCAAACTAAAATTGATAAAAAGATTTTTTTCATTTTTCTTTCACCTTCCTTCTATTTTTAAAAGAAAGTCACTTGGTTAAACCCTCTTTTAAAATCCTAAATAGCACTCGCTTAATCCAGTGCTTGACGATATTGGGATAGATATCCAGCAAATTTGCTCATCAATTCAGGATCATCGCTGTGTTGAGCAATAAAGCCTACTACTGCACTCCCTACAATCACACCATCAGCAATTATCGCTAATTCCCGGGCCATTTCAGGCGAATTGACACCAAAACCGATGAGGAGAGGAATTGTGGTTGTTTTTCTCAAATCATTAATCACCGGTTTGATTTGTTCAAGGTCGATATTGGTTTTTCCGGTGATTCCTTTTCCAGAAACGATATAAACGAAACCACGGCTTTCTTGCCCAATTTTTCGTAATCTTTCAGCCGATGTATTAGTTGAAGCAAGGATGATAACTGAAAGCATTTCTTTCAGATTATCAAGCATCCGGGAAGTTTCCAAAGGGAAATCAGCTACGATTAAACCTTGAAAACCAGCCTGGCGATAATCCTTCCCGAAGCGCTCGATTCCATAATGAAAAACAATATTTCCATAGGTCATAGCAATAAGAGGAACTTTTAGCTGGACACTGGAGAGAATCTCTGGAATCATCTCCGGCGTGACTCCATTTTTCAAGGCATGATATGAAGATTCTTGAAGTATCGGACCGTCAGCAACTGGATCAGAATGGGGAATCCCAATTTCAATAGCATCAACACCTTGATCCTGGCATATCTTCAATAAATCTAAAAATTTTGGGATATTCGGATATCCAAAGGTTAAATAAGGAAGGAAAAGTTTCTTTTTTCCAATTTTCCTGGTGTTTAAAATTTCCGCTAACCGATCAGTCATTTTTTTTCATCCCTTCCTGATATTTAATAACTTCTTCCACATCTTTATCCCCCCGTCCTGATAAACAGATTAAAATAATTGAATCTTTCGGAGCACTTGGAGCTACTTGTAACACATATGCGACTGCGTGAGCGCTTTCCAGAGCTGGAATAATACCTTCCAAGTGGGAAAGAGTTAAGAAAGCTTCAACTGCTTCTGAATCAGTGACTGCGGTATATCGTGCTCGTCCGTCGACCGATAGAAAACTATGTTCCGGGCCAACTCCCGGATAGTCAAGACCCGCCGCAACCGAATGCGTTTCAAGGATTTGCCCATATTGATCTTGAAGAACGTAACTTAAACTGCCGTGGAGAATCCCTTTCGAGCCTTTCCCAATGCTTGCCGAGTGTTTTCCGGTTTCTAACCCCAACCCTCCAGCTTCTACTCCGATGAGCTCGACCTGGAGATCATTTCGAAAACCTTGAAAAATTCCCATGGCATTACTTCCTCCTCCAACGCAAGCGACAACTTTGTCGGGAAGTCGATTCTCAGCATCAAGAATCTGTTGGCGAGCTTCACCACCAATAATTGACTGAAAATCTCGTACCATACGAGGATAGGGATCCGGACCCACTACCGATCCGATGACATAGTGGGTATTATCTACATTCTGCACCCAATCTCGCATCGCCTCATTAATCGCATCTTTTAAGGTTTGAGTACCAGACTTAACCGGTATAACCTCAGTTCCTAAAATTTGCATTCGATAGACGTTGAGTTTTTGTCTTTCCACATCAACGGCTCCCATGTACACTTGACATTCCATTCCAAGAAGGGCACAGACAGTGGCAGTTGCCACTCCATGCTGACCTGCCCCAGTTTCAGCAATGATTCTTTTCTTTCCCATCTTTTTTGCCAACAATACTTGTCCCAGAGTATTGTTAATTTTGTGGGAACCAGTATGATTGAGGTCTTCCCGTTTCAGATATACTTTTCGTCCCTGACAACGCTCACTTAGCCTTGAGGCGTAATACAGCGGTGAAGGACGTCCGGAATAACGGTATAGATAATATCCAAGTTCCTCGTGAAATGATCGATCATTAGAATAATATTCATATGATTCTTCTAACTCATTCAAGGGATACATGAGAATTTCTGGGACAAACCGTCCTCCGAATTCTCCCATAAATCCTTTGGTATACATGGCTCTCACTCACTTTCTCTTTGGAATTATATTGGTCTTCCAGTACATCATCAGCAATAAAAAAAGCCCTCGTCAAGAGACGAGGGCTTTCACTCGCGGTACCACTCTTATTAATGGCAATTACTGCCATTCACTCTCTCAGGTACGGGATTACTCCGATACCCGCCTTTCTTTAAAGGGAAAGTCCCTTCTCACCCTACTCGCATTGGCTTTCGTAGAGCCGCTCCAAGGCCCATTCACTTCTGTTGCAACACCAGGCTCCCACCCTTTATCCTGGCTCTCTCTGGATGCATGATTCAGAAGCTACTCTTCCTTTTCTCAGCGTTTATTTATTCTCGAATGTGAATATTTGACCATATGATTTGCCTTTTGTCAATACTATATTGAAAATACCATCTAATGGTTTCCCCCATTGAGGAGGATTAGGGGGGTGTACCTTTCATCCGGTCATCCTGAGCGGTGCTTTTCCGCGTGAGGATCTCTTCTGACACCACACTCGTCATCCTGAGCCCTCGTTTTTTGAAGCCATGAGGATCTCTTCTGACACCACACTCGTCATCCTGAGCCCTCGTTTTTTGAGGGCGTGAGGATCTCATCTTTTAGGTTCTTTCTTCATAAATACTTTAAAGGATGAAATTCTCACGTCGCATAAGACGCTCCTCAGAATGACTCATTGAGTAAATGAGATTACCACGTCGCTGCGCTCCTCACGATGACGGAACAGTAAAAATTCAAATCCCCCTTTATCCCTTTTTACTAAAAGGGGAGATTGGTTCCTTAATAGGTATTGTCATCCTCAGTTGGTGCCGCGAAGTGACATGGGTGGCTTATTCTGAATCAGGAAATATTTTCCCAGGATTGAGAATTCCTTTTGGATCAAAAGCTTTTTTAATATTTCTCATCAAGTTTATTTCTTCTAGTGAATAAAATTGTGAGAGATAGTTTTTTCTTTTCAATCCAACTCCATGCTCTCCACTTAACACCCCTCCCAATTCCTTTACCTTTCCATAAAACGTTTTGCGGATAACTGGTTCGTCTTTCCTCCAGTCTTTTTTTCGTTTTGGCGCTAAAGTCACATGTAAATTCCCATCTCCAATATGACCATACACCGGGGAAAATAAATGATACTGTTGGCTCAATTTTTCAACAATAAGCAGAAGGTCTCCGATTTTCTGGATTGGAAGTGATATATCTTCGTTCATTTCCAAAGGAAGAGCAAGGTGAATGGCTTCTGGCACGGCTCGTCTCATCTTCCAGATTTCTTCAATTAAAACCGAGTTATCAGCCATGTAGACTTCTTTTGCTCCCATATCAAATAACCGATTCCCTATTTTTTCTGAGAGCGAAAACACTCTATCTTCATCATCACCATCTATCTCAACCAAGATATGAGACTTCGCTTCCGGGAATGGATAAGAACGGTTGCAATAATTATAGGTAAAATCCAGGCTTTCATGATTCATGAATTCTAATGATGTGGGCACCACTGCCATTTCTTTCAGCAAAATGACTGGTAGTCGTAAAGCTTGATTCACATCATCAAAAGGGGCCAGCAAAACAATTCTTTCCCTGGGAAGGGGAATGACTTTAAGATAGATTTTGGTAATGATTCCGAGAGTTCCCTCCGATCCCACCATAAGATGAACGATATCGTAAGCGGAAACATCTTTATAAATTTTCCCTCCGAAATGAACTAAATCTCCCGATGCAGTAACAAACTCCACTCCCCGAACATAATGACCGGTAACACCATACTTAACTGCCTTGCCCCCTCCAGCATTTTCAGCAACATTTCCTCCTATCTGACAGGTTTCCAGACTCATCGGATAGCCGGCGTAAAAAAGACCATAGCTTTTTAATTGACGGTTAATGTCGTTGGTTATGACTCCTGGTTCGACAACCACGATTAGATTTTCAATATCGATTTCTAAAATCCGGTTCATTCTCTCCAAAGACAACACAACACCACCATAGGCTGGAATTGACCCACCCGAAAGACCACTGCCCGCTCCCCGCGGGGTTATCGCTATATTTTTTTCAAAACAATATCGGGTTATAAGCTGGATTTCCTTATTGGTGGTTGGTTTTATAACCACTTCGGGTAATAATCGCAGAGTTTCATCGGGAGTCTCATCCTTTGAGTAATTCTTAAGGACTTCTGGATCTCCAGATACGAATTGCTCTCCAATAATTGTTTTAAAATACTGAATATCCTGATCATTGATTGGTTTGAATTGATTCATTTATTTTTCCTCTGTTTTAAAATTCGAATGACCTGAGGGAGGATTTCTAATACATCTCCAACAATACCAAAGTCGGCGAGATGAAAGATTTGCGCTTCTGGGTCCCGATTGATAGCTATGATATAACGAGACGTTTGCATTCCAGCTAAATGCTGAATCGCTCCTGATATTCCAAGAGCAATATAAAATTCAGGTGATACAGTTTTTCCGCTCAAACCTACTTGATGAGGAAAAGAGGTCCATCCTTGCTCTACCGCCACTCGACTTCCACCCACACAACCATTTAAATATTGTGCTAATTCTTCAAGGAGAAAAAAGTTTTTGGCATTTTTTAATCCCCGACCGCCACTGCATAGGATTTTTGCTTTGGTTATATCAAGATTATGATTTCCTTCGATAAATTCATTTTTTAAGAAACCACTGGAGTAGGTTGAATTATCCTCCTCGATCACAAGAGCTGAATCAGGGAATTCACTCTGAACTGGCTTAAAAGTATTGGGACGAACTGTTGCCATTTGGGGGAAGGTTCTGGTTTTTATAGTTGCCATAATGTTTCCACCAATAGCCGGTCGAATTTGCAACAGAGCCCCGTCTTTAGAGTCGATATCAAAACCAGTACAATCAGCGGTTAAGCCAGTATGGAGTTTAGCTGCCAGATAGGGCATGAGAGTGGTTCCTTGGGTGGTAGCTGCAGCTAAAATGATGGTAGGTTTGAATTTTTGTATGATATTTATGATGAATTGTGTTGACTGGTGAAAGGCTAACTCATCAAATATGGGATTTTTAATCCCGTAAACATAATTTGCTCCAAACTGAAGTGGACTTTGCAATTCTTCTATATTGAATTCGCTTGATCCAAAAAAAACGCCAACCTTTTCCACTCCTTTACTACGAAGCTGTTGAGCTGCTCCTAATATCTCAAAAGTAGTCGGATCGACTTTACCCCGACGAATTTCACCTATGATCAGTAAATGGTGATTCATTTACCAAGCTCCTCGATCAATTAAAAACTGAACCAATTGATCTGCCATGATAGTCGGATCCATATCTTTTAAAATCTTTCCTCTTCGTTCAATTTTAAAGTTTTCGACTTTTACGACTCGGGTAGGCGAACCAAATAATCCTACCGAATCCACTGAAATACCCAGAGAATGAGCATTTAATTTTTGTATTTCTTGTTGCCGGGCGCATATTTTCCCCCTCAGGGTAGGAAATCGGGGGACATTCATCCCTTTGGTAACGGTAATCAAAAAAGGAGGAGGTAGCGTGATTCTTTGAACTCCGGATTCAATGGTTCTTTCGATTAAAAAAAGAGAGCTATTAATCAATTGACATTGAATGGCATAGGTGAGAATAGGAATATTTAAAAACGATGCTACAGCCGGGCCAACCTGACCAGTATCACCATCAATAGCTTTTTCTCCGGTAATGATAATTTCCCAAGGTTTTAAAAAAGTAACCAATTGGGTTAAGGCATAAGCAGTTGCATAGGTATCGGAGGCGGCAAATTCCTGACCGGTGAGAAGAAAAGCCTCATCGCATCCCAGGGCTAATGCTTCTCGTAAGGCTTTCTCGGCTGATTCTGGTCCCATAGTTATTACTCGTACCTTACCGCCATGTTCCTCTTTTATCTGAAGAGCCAATTCAATGGCATTCAAATCGATTGGATTAATGGTGAGTGGTATTCCTTTTCGATTTAAGGTTCCGGTCTGGGGATCGATCTTAGCCTCTCCAATTTCTGGTACCTGCTTAATCAATACAATCATTTCCATGGATAAAAACCTCTTCGATTTTCAATTTCATCTAATGACTCATTGAACAAATCCCTTCCAATTTTTCAATGTTAACTTTTTGCTCTAATAAAATCAATGATCCCAATTGAAAATAATGCCCCTTTTATCATTCCATTAAAAGTAGGTCAAAAAGAAAGAATGAACTTGAAATGAAGAATCTCAAAGCTGGACATAAAAAAGTAACTATCTTTTTGATTTTTTTAATAAACCTCTCTTTGAGCCATTTCCAAAGCTCCGAAAAGTTTTTGATACACCAACTAATTCAAATAAATGATTAAAGAGAATTTATTTACTTTCTTTATTTGATCAATTCGGATAGGAGATCGAGATAATTTTCTAATAATCGAATTATCAGGAAGTTATTTCGGACGTGCTCTTTCCCTTTTTCTCCCATTTCTACTCCCATTTCAGGATCTTCAAGAAGAGAAATGATCTTCTCAACAGTGCCTTTTTTATCGTGAGGATCGATCAAAAAGCCGCTTTCTCCATCTTGAATTTGTAAGGGGATCCCTCCAATGTTGGAAGCAATCACCGGTTTACCCTTCCAAAGTGCTTCGGTCACCGTCAAGCCAAAACCTTCTCGGGTTGATTTCTGAATAACAACATTTGCTTGACGCTGCAAGGCGTTAACTAGAATACTATTTTCGGTGGTAAGCAGTATTAAATCTCGCTTTTTAATAAGATCGGTATGCTTTTTTAAAATTTTTGAATAAATTTTATATCCTTCGGGATCATCACTGGCCATACTCCCACACAAAACCAATCGACAATCTATTGCTTTTCGAACTTCTCGATAAATATCAATGACTCCTTCGGGATCTTTCCATTTATCAAAACGAGAAATCTGAGTAAGGATCGGTTTATTGAGAGGAACTCTGAATTTTTTCATGGTTTTTTGAATGGTATATTCGGTAAGTGGTTTATTTTTTGGTGACAGAGGATCAATGGCTGGTGGAATGATAATTTGCCTAACTGGAAGATCTTTTCTGAGATATTTTTCATTCGAAATAATTACCAGGTCATATTTTAATATAAAACTCTTTAAGAAATTCCAGAGCCGTTGATTGGGATCGGTCAGATCAATATGGCACCGCCAAATCCATGGTTGTCTTTTTTTATAAAAACGAATTAAGGGCAATGGTTGGGGATCGTGAATAATGCAAGCATCATGGTCAAGATGGGTAAATTGCGAAAAGTCTTCGTTGTTTTTAACATATAAATCCCTCTTAATATGAGTAAAATGGAGAGGGTCTCCTTGCAGTGCATTGTGAAATTTCTTAGTGATTCCAAAAAAATCCGGATTCCCGTGCAAGATTCTCCAACCAGCGTCGAGACCAATATCATTCATTAAGGGCACCAGCGAAGAGAGCATTTCGGCTACCCCTCCACCCTGGTAGGTCGAGTTAACGTGAACAATATGTTTCCCATATAATTTCGTCATTTTATTATGAATCCGAAATATAACCTCATCTCCGACTATTTCTTGGTAGTCGTCTAATCTTTTCATTGAGTCACCTCCGTTAATTCCAATAGGAGCTGTCGAACATCTCCCGGACTTTGTATACTATAGTGGGCATGAGTTGAACCAATCCCCACTTTTATGGTATGAGCAGTTTCTGGTAACACTGAGAAGATATCTTCATCGGTATAATCATCACCAACGGCTAAAATAAAATCAGTTGGATAATCGTTTAATAATTGACTCGCTATCCGACCTTTGTTGATGGATACATTTTTAACCTCAATGATTTTATTTCCTCTCAAAACTCCCAAATTAAGATTGGCAATTAAATCAAGCAGAGCATTTTCCAGTTCTTTGGTCCGGACATCAGCTAAGTTTGGGTCGGCTTTTCGATAATGCCATACCAATGAAAAATCTTTTTCTTCTAAAAACGAACCGGGTGTCCAATCGACATAATGTTCTATGAGCGGACGTATCTGCTCTTTCCATTGGTTCGATAAAGGTTCAATAGTTTGCCAATCAGCTGAAACTTTCTTAATCCAGGCACCATGTTCAGCGACCAATATCAATCGGGATAAATCAAACCAGGATTCTAAAGTATCTTTCTTTCTACCGCTAATTATCACCACCTGATTCCTCTCGTCGTTAGTCAACTTTTCCAACAAAGTAAGGAGCTTTTCGTCGGGTTTGGCTTTTCGAGGAGCATCAGCAAAAGAAACCAGTGTTCCATCATAATCCAACAACAACAGACGGTGGTGAGCAGTAACATAATCATTCTGAATACGATTTCGAATGGTTTTAGTCAGTTTTTTTGTCGAATATTCTAATTGTGTATCTCTCGCCTTGATTAAATTATCCAAAAATTCTTTCGCCCATTTTTCAATCGTATACCGCGATAAACGGTGGTTCATAGTTCGATTCATCTCAATCTGCTCTTCTTCAGAAAGTAAGAAAGCTTTTTTTATTGCTTCAACAATAGCTTCTACATCATTGGGATTGACAATGATGGCTTCTCCTAATTCTCGAGCCGCTCCGGCCATCTCACTTAAAATTAAAACTCCTTTTCTCTCGGCTTTCGTTGCTAAATATTCCTTAGCAACAAGGTTCATACCATCTCGCAATGGCGTCACCAACGCGACGTCGGCGATATTATAAAGAGCAGTGAGATTCATGAGCGGCAGTTGGCGGTAGAGATACCAAATCGGTATCCAGTCAATAGAACCGTATTTTCCGTTTATATATCCCACCATTTCATCGACTTGCTTTTTTAAAAGAAAGTAATTCTTGGTTCCGATTCGTGAAGGAACCACTACCAGTACAAAAGTGAATTTCTTTCCATATTCAGGATTTTTTTCTAAAAATAAATCTATGGCTTTTAGTCGATTTATTATTCCCTTGGTATAATCCAACCGGTCAACCGAGATGACAATTTTACGGTTACCAAATTTTTCTTTCAATTTTTCACTTTCATTAATAATTTCATAATTTTTATACGCTTGTGAGTAAAAATGATAATCAATGCCCATGGGAAAGGCATCTACCTTTACAATTCTTCCATTCACATTGATTTGTCCTAACAAAGAATCCAATCCCAATAATTGCCGAACACTGGATTGAAAATGCCGAGCATAGTCATAGGTATGAAAACCAATTAAGTTGGATCCGAGAAGACCTATTAAGATTTCATTTCTCCAAGGAAGCAAGCGAAACATTTCATAAGAAGGGAATGGAATATGAAGAAAATAGCCTATAGCTATTTCGGGATACATTTCACGTATCAGGTTAGGAAGAAGCATCAATTGATAATCATGAATCCAGACCATATCATCTGGCTGAAGGACTTCCGCAACGGTATCGAAAAATATTCTGTTGACTTTTTTATAGGTTTCCCAGTATTCATTGTCATACTTTACATAAGTGGGAAAGTAATGGAATAAAGGCCAAATAGTTCGATTACAGAATCCATTGTAATATCGATCAATATCTTTTCTTCCCATAA
The nucleotide sequence above comes from Candidatus Atribacteria bacterium ADurb.Bin276. Encoded proteins:
- the trpA gene encoding Tryptophan synthase alpha chain encodes the protein MTDRLAEILNTRKIGKKKLFLPYLTFGYPNIPKFLDLLKICQDQGVDAIEIGIPHSDPVADGPILQESSYHALKNGVTPEMIPEILSSVQLKVPLIAMTYGNIVFHYGIERFGKDYRQAGFQGLIVADFPLETSRMLDNLKEMLSVIILASTNTSAERLRKIGQESRGFVYIVSGKGITGKTNIDLEQIKPVINDLRKTTTIPLLIGFGVNSPEMARELAIIADGVIVGSAVVGFIAQHSDDPELMSKFAGYLSQYRQALD
- the trpB_2 gene encoding Tryptophan synthase beta chain: MYTKGFMGEFGGRFVPEILMYPLNELEESYEYYSNDRSFHEELGYYLYRYSGRPSPLYYASRLSERCQGRKVYLKREDLNHTGSHKINNTLGQVLLAKKMGKKRIIAETGAGQHGVATATVCALLGMECQVYMGAVDVERQKLNVYRMQILGTEVIPVKSGTQTLKDAINEAMRDWVQNVDNTHYVIGSVVGPDPYPRMVRDFQSIIGGEARQQILDAENRLPDKVVACVGGGSNAMGIFQGFRNDLQVELIGVEAGGLGLETGKHSASIGKGSKGILHGSLSYVLQDQYGQILETHSVAAGLDYPGVGPEHSFLSVDGRARYTAVTDSEAVEAFLTLSHLEGIIPALESAHAVAYVLQVAPSAPKDSIILICLSGRGDKDVEEVIKYQEGMKKND
- a CDS encoding putative FAD-linked oxidoreductase translates to MNQFKPINDQDIQYFKTIIGEQFVSGDPEVLKNYSKDETPDETLRLLPEVVIKPTTNKEIQLITRYCFEKNIAITPRGAGSGLSGGSIPAYGGVVLSLERMNRILEIDIENLIVVVEPGVITNDINRQLKSYGLFYAGYPMSLETCQIGGNVAENAGGGKAVKYGVTGHYVRGVEFVTASGDLVHFGGKIYKDVSAYDIVHLMVGSEGTLGIITKIYLKVIPLPRERIVLLAPFDDVNQALRLPVILLKEMAVVPTSLEFMNHESLDFTYNYCNRSYPFPEAKSHILVEIDGDDEDRVFSLSEKIGNRLFDMGAKEVYMADNSVLIEEIWKMRRAVPEAIHLALPLEMNEDISLPIQKIGDLLLIVEKLSQQYHLFSPVYGHIGDGNLHVTLAPKRKKDWRKDEPVIRKTFYGKVKELGGVLSGEHGVGLKRKNYLSQFYSLEEINLMRNIKKAFDPKGILNPGKIFPDSE
- the acrA gene encoding Acryloyl-CoA reductase electron transfer subunit beta; this encodes MNHHLLIIGEIRRGKVDPTTFEILGAAQQLRSKGVEKVGVFFGSSEFNIEELQSPLQFGANYVYGIKNPIFDELAFHQSTQFIINIIQKFKPTIILAAATTQGTTLMPYLAAKLHTGLTADCTGFDIDSKDGALLQIRPAIGGNIMATIKTRTFPQMATVRPNTFKPVQSEFPDSALVIEEDNSTYSSGFLKNEFIEGNHNLDITKAKILCSGGRGLKNAKNFFLLEELAQYLNGCVGGSRVAVEQGWTSFPHQVGLSGKTVSPEFYIALGISGAIQHLAGMQTSRYIIAINRDPEAQIFHLADFGIVGDVLEILPQVIRILKQRKNK
- the acrB gene encoding Acryloyl-CoA reductase electron transfer subunit gamma is translated as MEMIVLIKQVPEIGEAKIDPQTGTLNRKGIPLTINPIDLNAIELALQIKEEHGGKVRVITMGPESAEKALREALALGCDEAFLLTGQEFAASDTYATAYALTQLVTFLKPWEIIITGEKAIDGDTGQVGPAVASFLNIPILTYAIQCQLINSSLFLIERTIESGVQRITLPPPFLITVTKGMNVPRFPTLRGKICARQQEIQKLNAHSLGISVDSVGLFGSPTRVVKVENFKIERRGKILKDMDPTIMADQLVQFLIDRGAW
- the treT gene encoding Trehalose synthase codes for the protein MKRLDDYQEIVGDEVIFRIHNKMTKLYGKHIVHVNSTYQGGGVAEMLSSLVPLMNDIGLDAGWRILHGNPDFFGITKKFHNALQGDPLHFTHIKRDLYVKNNEDFSQFTHLDHDACIIHDPQPLPLIRFYKKRQPWIWRCHIDLTDPNQRLWNFLKSFILKYDLVIISNEKYLRKDLPVRQIIIPPAIDPLSPKNKPLTEYTIQKTMKKFRVPLNKPILTQISRFDKWKDPEGVIDIYREVRKAIDCRLVLCGSMASDDPEGYKIYSKILKKHTDLIKKRDLILLTTENSILVNALQRQANVVIQKSTREGFGLTVTEALWKGKPVIASNIGGIPLQIQDGESGFLIDPHDKKGTVEKIISLLEDPEMGVEMGEKGKEHVRNNFLIIRLLENYLDLLSELIK
- the otsA gene encoding Trehalose-phosphate synthase, which gives rise to MPRLVIISNRLPISIQKKPGSGIEYQRSAGGLATGLGSFYKNFESLWIGWPGIVREGLKSEETKLVKDTLKEEKCYPVFMGRKDIDRYYNGFCNRTIWPLFHYFPTYVKYDNEYWETYKKVNRIFFDTVAEVLQPDDMVWIHDYQLMLLPNLIREMYPEIAIGYFLHIPFPSYEMFRLLPWRNEILIGLLGSNLIGFHTYDYARHFQSSVRQLLGLDSLLGQINVNGRIVKVDAFPMGIDYHFYSQAYKNYEIINESEKLKEKFGNRKIVISVDRLDYTKGIINRLKAIDLFLEKNPEYGKKFTFVLVVVPSRIGTKNYFLLKKQVDEMVGYINGKYGSIDWIPIWYLYRQLPLMNLTALYNIADVALVTPLRDGMNLVAKEYLATKAERKGVLILSEMAGAARELGEAIIVNPNDVEAIVEAIKKAFLLSEEEQIEMNRTMNHRLSRYTIEKWAKEFLDNLIKARDTQLEYSTKKLTKTIRNRIQNDYVTAHHRLLLLDYDGTLVSFADAPRKAKPDEKLLTLLEKLTNDERNQVVIISGRKKDTLESWFDLSRLILVAEHGAWIKKVSADWQTIEPLSNQWKEQIRPLIEHYVDWTPGSFLEEKDFSLVWHYRKADPNLADVRTKELENALLDLIANLNLGVLRGNKIIEVKNVSINKGRIASQLLNDYPTDFILAVGDDYTDEDIFSVLPETAHTIKVGIGSTHAHYSIQSPGDVRQLLLELTEVTQ